GCTGCACTGGCTAATCGCATTGCTGATCATCGGCGGTTTCTATATCGGCTGGATCATGACCGATATCCCCGGATTTACGCCCACCAAGCTGAAGTATTTCTCATGGCACAAATGGATCGGCGTGACGGTCTTCGTGCTGGCCGTGGCGCGCGTGCTGTGGCGCGCCACTCACCGCGCACCGACGCTCGACAGCGCAACGCCCACATGGCAGAAGGCCGCCGCCCATCTCGTGCACGGCGTGCTCTACGTGCTGATGCTGGCGATTCCGCTGTCCGGCTACTTCTATAGCTCGGCCGCGGGCATTCAGGTGGTGTACCTCGGCATCGTGCCGCTGCCCACCTTCATCGGCCCGGACCAGGCGCTCAAGGCAAGCCTGCGCACGGTCCACATACTGCTCAACTACACGCTGCTGGCACTCGTCGTCATGCATGTACTCGCGGCGCTCAAGCATCAGTTTGTCGATCGCGACGGACTACTCGCGCGGATGATTCCGTTCCTCAAATAACACAGGCGTAGCAGGCAAGCAGCCGAGGCGAGTAGCAGGCGATTGGCTACAGCCTGTTGGCAATCTAATTCCCAACGGTGCGCAATCCGCGCGCGTGGGTTCGATAGGATGCGTACCACTATGAAATCAAACTTTTATCACTCCATTCTGGCCGGCGTCGCCGCCTTCTCATTGTTCGGCGCCGGCCTTGCGCACGCCGACGTCGACGCTGGCAAAAGTACCGTCATCGCCACGACGAAGCAGATGAACGTGCCGGTGGACGGCAAGTTCAAGAAGTTCTCGGCGCAGCTGAATTTCGATCCGGCCAAGCCGACCGCCGGCAGCGCCAACGTGTCGATCGACACCGGCAGCTACGACCTCGGTGCGGACGACTACAACAAGCAGGCCCAAGGCAAGGAATGGTTCGATAGCGCGACCTATCCGGCCGCGACCTTCGTCTCGAGCGCGATCGCGCCGGCCGGCGGCAATCAGTACAAGATCACCGGCAAGCTCACCATCAAAGGTAAATCGCAGACCGTCGTGGTGCCGGTCACCATCGGCAGCCAGGGCAACACGCAAACTTTCGACGGCGCATTGCCGATCAAACGTTCGCAGTTCGATGTCGGCACCGGCGAATGGAAAGACACGTCGGTGGTCGCCGATGAAGTCGTCATCAAATTTCACATCGTCGCTTCGAAGAAGTAACGGAACACACTGAAGTATCACAACACTGTCTGAACCCTGGAGAACTCCTTGAAAAAACAACTTTTGCTCGCCGCCGGCGCACTCGCCGCAGCCATGTCGTTCAACGCAATGGCCATCGATACGTATCAGCTTGACCCGACGCACACCTACCCGAGCTTCGAGACCGACCACTTCGGCGGACTGTCGACATGGCGCGGCAAGTTCAACAAGAGCAGCGGCGCCGTGGTGCTGGACCGCGTGGCGAAGACCGGCACGGTGGACGTGACGATCGATATGAGCTCGGTGGATATCGGTAACGACAAGCTCGACTCGGAACTGGTCACGGACAAGTTCTTCGACGCAACCAAGTACCCGACCGCGACCTACAAGGGCACGCAAGTCCGCTTCGACGGCGACAAGCCGGTGGAAGTGATCGGCACGCTGACCATGCATGGCGTGACCAAGCCGGTCAACCTGAAGATCGACTCGTTCAAGTGCTTCATGAACCCGATGCTCAAGCGCGAAGTGTGCGGCACCGAATCGACCGCGACGTTCAACCGCGACGATTTCGGCGTCGACTTCGGCAAGACCTACGGTTTCAAGATGCTGACCACGCTGCATATTCAGGCTGAAGGCATCAAGCAGTAATAGCAAGCTCTCAGCAGCCTGCGTCAGGCGGTTGCGGCAACGCGTGGAGAACCCGCCACGTTGCCGCAGCCCGCGCCCGCTATCCGCACCAAGCCATGTCCCCACCCGGCCGCCCGCCGGAATACGGTGGTCATCCGCGCTTTCCGTCTCGCTCCCCGTCTGCTCGTTCAACGTCGCCGTTGTGCTGACTGTCGATTCGTCCAGACAATACGCGCGATCCGTCGAATAGCCCTTCAAAAACACGACTCGTCTGATCAATAGGCCGCGTCTGGCTGCCTGTTTGCGGGAAG
This genomic stretch from Paraburkholderia caffeinilytica harbors:
- a CDS encoding cytochrome b codes for the protein MNPRPSDIQHYSGPAVALHWLIALLIIGGFYIGWIMTDIPGFTPTKLKYFSWHKWIGVTVFVLAVARVLWRATHRAPTLDSATPTWQKAAAHLVHGVLYVLMLAIPLSGYFYSSAAGIQVVYLGIVPLPTFIGPDQALKASLRTVHILLNYTLLALVVMHVLAALKHQFVDRDGLLARMIPFLK
- a CDS encoding YceI family protein, with translation MKSNFYHSILAGVAAFSLFGAGLAHADVDAGKSTVIATTKQMNVPVDGKFKKFSAQLNFDPAKPTAGSANVSIDTGSYDLGADDYNKQAQGKEWFDSATYPAATFVSSAIAPAGGNQYKITGKLTIKGKSQTVVVPVTIGSQGNTQTFDGALPIKRSQFDVGTGEWKDTSVVADEVVIKFHIVASKK
- a CDS encoding YceI family protein; this encodes MKKQLLLAAGALAAAMSFNAMAIDTYQLDPTHTYPSFETDHFGGLSTWRGKFNKSSGAVVLDRVAKTGTVDVTIDMSSVDIGNDKLDSELVTDKFFDATKYPTATYKGTQVRFDGDKPVEVIGTLTMHGVTKPVNLKIDSFKCFMNPMLKREVCGTESTATFNRDDFGVDFGKTYGFKMLTTLHIQAEGIKQ